The Syngnathus scovelli strain Florida chromosome 7, RoL_Ssco_1.2, whole genome shotgun sequence DNA window GCTACGAGTTGCGTAAACAAGAAAGACCCTCCTGGCTCAGGCTTTTTTGGGAATCGCATTTGTTGCCGGGAGGCGGACACATCTCATGAGCGCATAATTGGATTTCAAATCAagtaaaaaacattcaaatacgTTGAATAgataaatggtaaaaaaaaatgctagcaatagctctattttttaaaagtgaaggcaATTTTAGTACTTtgactttgcgggccacataaaaggatgtggcgggccgtatctggctcccggaccttgggtttgacacccagGTCGTATGTGACGCACGACTGTGTTCAGCTTGCGTCAACGTGTCAATCCAGCGGCACTAATGAGTTCATGTTCGCCTAATGGTGTTTGAATTTCGGACCGTTGCATCATCAGGGTTCTTCTGGAGCGGCGAGGTCGAAACCCGCGCGGCGAGGTCAACCGCCTCGGAAAACAAATCCGATCCGGCCCGGCGATTGGCTTGAAATACAAAGTGCGGTTTATCTGACTCGCTGAATAGGGAAGAGGAAAAGTCTTCCTCGGTAAACGATGCAATTAATATTCAATGATGTTGCCGCAAACGTCTTGAGTAGCTTCTCGAGGTGCTTGCGGCGCTGAACCTTATTTATGACAAACATAAAACTTCTAAGCGAGGAAAAGTTGAAAGCAGTAAACAACATGCCAAGAAGTGAACCGCAAGACTGGCTCGCCATTAACCATTTTGCTGGCCTAGATTTTTGTCCACTTCATCAGACACCCAAAAAGAAAGGATGATCCCCtggaggatgttttttttttttttctcttccctcCATCCCtgttgggcaaaaaaaaaatctccagctCCCGAGTGCAGCAGCTATCATAAGTCATGGACACGCTTGAGCGTCTAACAAGAAGGGTTGTcgtctgccctctagtggacggATGCTGAACTGAAGAGCTAGAAGACAAGTGAGCAGATGTGGGGCACAGTAAGCCATCAAGAAGGTGACAACATTTCTGCGGCCAACAAAAATGAGATGCTGCTTAAGACATtcatgaggcttttttttttttcaataaacacTATGAAAACTGTGTGGGGATAAAGATCTGTCAGTCACTAAAAAGAAAACACCAAGGTGTCACGTGAACGTCTTCTTGCGAGTGATAATAGCCGACCGACGACGGCAAAGGTCACCACTCATGCTTGAGTTTGAAATTGAAAAGCTGTCGGAGaggaaggaaaaagaggaaagaCTTGAGAGCATGGAGAGGGAGGTGGAAGCAtagaagagggagggagggagggagggagggagggagggagggagggagggagggagggagggagtggctGACTGCTTGACATGTCATTGAGTTAGTGCGTCCTGCCTTGCGTGCTGGACCACTTCTGACTCACCATTACAAGCTCGTCATTTTTGCGCCTCCTTGACATTTTCTTCTCGTCCACCGAGTGGCTACTTTGCACCGCCGAAAAGGTAAAGACGATTTGCATTTGAtgggggggtgaaaaaaaaaaaaagaagagggtatgcactgtgatgtcattccaTCTTTTGGTCAGATATTACAAAATGAGTTCAATGATCCCATAAGAAGTTCCAATTCTAGTTCAGTATAGAAAGATTTCAAAAatggttaagggttagggttctaCCTACTATATGTCTGTCTGCagcatatatataaaaaaaatacttattatTGCAAGCAAGCACAGTTTTAAGACGGACTCTCAAAGCAAATAAGAGGCAAGGCGggaaagggaagggaagggaaccaTGTCCCGGCTGTACTACAAGAAGACGGGCAGCCCCTCCTACAGCGATCGCATCCCCCTGCGCATCGTGCGGGCCGAGCCGGAGCTCTCGGCCCTGGAGCGGGCCTACCTGGGGGCGGTGGGCAAGGGCGACTACGCCACGGTGAAGGAGGCCCTGGAGGAGGCCGAGATCTACTTCCGCATCAATATCGACTGCGTGGACTCGCTGGGGCGCACGGCGCTGCTCATCGCCATCGAGAACGAGAACCTGGAGATCGTGGACCTGCTGCTCAGCTACAACGTGCACGTGGGCGACGCCCTGCTGCACGCCATCCGCAAGCAGGTGGTGGGCGCCGTGGAACTGCTGCTCAACCACAAGAAGCCCAGCGGGGAGAAACAGGTACAAGAACACCAGTGGCCGCCTTCACGCTCGAATCTTCCTCCTTCGATCTTCAACGCTGTCTTTTCCCCAGAAGCTCCCGCCAATCCTGCAGGACAAGCAGTTTTGGGGCTTCACCCCAGACATCACTCCCATCATCCTGGCGGCGCACACCAACAACTACGAGATCATCAAGCTGCTGGTGCAGCGAGGCGTGTCCATCCCGCAGCCGCACGCCGTGCTGTGCGACTGCCTGGAGTGCGTGTCCAGCTCAGACGTGGACGGCCTGCGCCACTCGCACTGCCGCCTCAACATCTACAAGGCGCTGGCCAGCCCCTCGCTCATCGCCTTGTCCAGCGAGGACCCTTTCCTCACCGCCTTCCAGCTCAGCTGGGAGCTGAAGGAGCTCAGCAGGGTGGAGAACGAGTTCAAGGCCGAGTACGAGGCGCTGTCGCGTACCTGCAAACAATTCGCCAAGGACCTCCTGGATCAGACCAGGAGCTCCAAGGAGCTGGAAATCATCCTCAACTACCGCGACGACATCAACCCGCTGCTGGATGAGAACACCAACGATCTGGCCCGGGTCAAGTTGGCCATCAAGTACTGTCAGAAGGAGGTAAGCCGCAAGAACAAGTCGCGCTCTCCTCTCCATTGTGTGAAGAATTTCAAAAGAACCCCTAACGATTGGCAAATACACTTTGGGGCGATTTTTCTTGAGATGGCCCTAAAGACTCGTCTGAAAGAACAATGAATTCAAAAATAACCACAAGGGAAGCTATTTTGATTAGCCGGGAATCCCGCAAACACCGAAAGAAACTCCATCGTGATAAGATCGTTGACATGAAATGTTATGGTTCCCGCCAACCTGAGCTGTGAACACAGGTCAACATTCATTATACTGCCGACATCCCAAATTACATCTTCATTCGTACAGGCGCTTCTGGTCCTAAAGACGCTTTATCAACTAGAATGATTGGCTGTAAAACATTTTTAGCGCTCCCGAAAAGAAGCAAACGAGACATCAAGCTGTCGTTAGCTCTAAATTGTAAAGGCGCTGGCCTCGTGACAAGATGCGTGTGGAGATGAGCCACAAATGGCTCCGAATGCTCGGAGGTGTCCTGCGGGAGCTTTGGACAGCCCGTAATTGCGAGGCTGCCTCTTAATGTAATGCATTACCGTTGCCTCCTCCGTCCCACGACAATTGGATTAGAGACTGAGAATGACAAAGACGTGCGGATTTCCTTGAAACTTGAAAGAATCAGACATTGCGGGAAATACTGTTGGCGCAAAAATTGATGTCAGCTTCAGAAAGTCGAAACGGATGGAAAGGACAAAGGTCGTGGAGATCAGCTTTTACGATTGAATGGTTCAACTCGTGATACGAAATATGTTCTGGACCTTCCTCATTTGGAAGTTTGCATGACATTGACGCTCAGCACATGACCGCAAACCTTTTACAGGTTGCTATTGTGGTTTGTCTGATTGGATGGCTCCAAGGTGGTTACAGACACGCTGCAGAACATTTTCAAGCACTTAGCAGTTGTccacaacatccatccatccatccatccatccatccatccatccatccatccatccatccatccatccatccatccatccatccatccatccatccatccatccatccatccatccatccatccatccatccatccatccatccatccatccatccatccatccatctcttcCTGCTGCCAGAGTTTGGGTGTTGATCCAAATAATAGCGCAAGGCTGAGATGCCGGACGGTGTCCATTGTGCCACAAAAATGCAATTTGGCCACTCCCGAGGCAAGATGGGAAGATTCAAAAGGATTCTGCGTGGAAAGATGACCTCATCAGCCAGCCCGCCATGGAGAGAATCCATTTGGCTGTAACGAGGTTAAGCTGAAATGAACTCCCggtcccagaaaaaaaaaagatgccttGCAGATGTTTTGACAGCAGAGGATGAAAACCAGATTGGACAACTTGTTAGGAAAGAAgggatgatgaaaaaaaaatgaacgatAAAAAGCAGACAAACGGGATTTTGGTAAATAAGTAGGACCATTGTGGATTGCTTTCGATTATTTGGTGGGCAGTTGATTGATTGCGACCTTTGTCTCGTTGATAGTTTGTGGCCCAGCCCAACTGTCAGCAGCTGCTGGCGTCGCGCTGGTACGATCAGATCCCGGGGTGGAGAAGACGGCACTGGGCGGTCAAACTGGTCACCTGTATGCTCATCGGGCTCCTCTTCCCAGTCTTGTCCATCTTTTACTTGGTGTCGCCGAAGAGCCGCTACGGCCTGTTGATCCGCAAGCCCTTCATCAAGTTCATCTGTCACGCCGCTTCCTATTTGACCTTCCTGTTCCTGCTCTTCTTGGCGTCGCAGCACATCGAAGCCCCGCAGCGGGACATTCAGGGCCCGGCACCCACCGTGGTGGAATGGATGATCCTACCCTGGGTCATCGGTAAACAATTTCTCGTTTTTTTCCCGGCGATTGGTCATAATGCCACCACTTGCTTGTGTCTTGAAGGTTTCATCTGGACAGAGATCAAGCAGATGTGGGATAGCGGTTTCCAAGACTACATGGATGACTGGTGGAACATCATGGACTTCATTATGAACGCGTTGTACCTTGCAACCATTTCCCTCAAGATTGTTGCCTATGCAAAGGTACTGTACAAGTGTAAACTTCAAGTCAAGGCTGGAGTTAAAAGGTTTACAGGAGAGGTAGAGCATGAAGCAATGGAAGATAATTTTAAAATATGACattaggaggaggtggaggaggaaaaGCAGGGGCCCTGGGATAGAGCCCTGGGGCACACCTGAAGTCACTAAAGAGGTGACAAAAGAGTAGACTTAAGCTAGATGAAGCCAAGATCACAGCGGGCAAAGGCGCCTGTTCACTGACGCCGTATTTATTTTGCAGTACAGCGGGCACAAACCCCGATGCAGCTGGGAAATGTGGCACCCGACTCTGATTGCCGAGGCGCTCTTCGCCATCGCCAACATCTTCAGTTCCCTGCGCCTCATCTGCCTTTTCACCGCCAACTCCCACCTGGGCCCGCTGCAGATCTCACTGGGCCGCATGCTCCTCGACATCCTCAAGTTCCTCTTCATCTACTGTCTGGTGCTGCTGGCCTTCGCCAACGGCCTCAACCAGCTCTACTACTACTACGGAACCGATGTGGGCGACAACTGCAAGGGAATCCGCTGCATGCAGCAGAACAACGCCTTCTCCACGTACGACCCGGATGACCAATAGTGTCGCCGGCCAGACCTGATGTACGTTGTTGcgcttgatgttttttttttttttaggttattcGAGACGCTGCAGTCGTTATTCTGGTCCGTGTTTGGCCTCATTTCCCTCTACGTGACACGAGTGAAGCCGCCCCACGAATTTACCGAGTTTGTCGGAACCACCATGTTCGGCACGTACAACATCATCTCCCTGGTGGTGCTGCTGAACATGCTCATCGCCATGATGAACAACTCGTACCAGCACATTGCGGTGAGGACCAACCTAACCGCTCCCGTTTGTCTGGCGTCGGCCTCTGACAAACAAGCCGTATTTTCTCCCGAAGGATCACGCGGATATCGAGTGGAAATTTGCAAGAACTAAATTATGGATGAGCTACTTTGAAGAGGGAGGAACGTTGCCGTCGCCGTTCAACATCATACCCAGTCCCAAGTCGTTTTATTATCTGACGGGGTGGATACGAGCGCATCTGTTTCACGTGCCCAGCATAAAAAGACTTGAAACTTTTGAAAGTTTAGGGGTAAGTTCTTTTATCAAATCTTCCTGGATCGTTTCCTACGCTGACAGACTAATGGTGAATTTACTTGAGCGATTGCAGAGGCGAGCGGCAGACAATGTGCGACTAAACCACGAGTATCAGGTAAGGCGCCCGATCCGAAACAATCGGCGACGATCGATATATCACTTCCGCATCCCCGTGCGTGACCTTTTAGGAGGTTTTGAAAAATCTCATCAAGAGGTACGTGGCGGCAATGATCCGAGATGCCAAGACGGAGAAAGGTTTGACCGAAGAAAACTTCAAGGTAGCGTAAACCCGCCAAGTCGAAGAGTCGTCATTCGCTCGTGACGCCGTTTGTCCTTCAGGAGCTCAAGCAGGACATCTCCAGCTTCCGCTACGAGGTGCTGGGAATGATGCGGGGCAAATGGCAAAGAGGCTCCATATTGGCCAGCTCCCCTTTCGCTTACCCGGGAAACTCCTTCAAGTATTCCCCCAAGTACTTCACGGCGGAAGAGTCGCAGCAGAGGCTGGAGGTGTTTGAGCTGAGCGGCCGCGGGCCCGGCCCGGGTGACGGCGCCATCGCCGTCAGCCCCGAGCAGACGCAGGCCAGGCGGGCTTCTCAGAACCGCTCCGCGATGGCCTCAAAGTGTTCCGACAGTGCCGAAAAGCAGCAGCTGAAAAGTCCCAGGGTGATAGTGCAAGTGGCACGGGAGTTGGAGAAGGACTCTCAAGAGAAAGACCTTCCCTGAGAGCTGCAACCTGCTGGACATTGATGACCTCAACAATGTTCACTCGCGGCCACAAATACGAGAAGAGATTTGGTTTGATCCCCCGCTTTGCGATAACGTACGGAATGAAGACGCTTTCCCGGCCGGCCGTGTTCTCGTTAGCTTGTTAGCTCGTGCGCTACATGAAATAGTGCTGATGTGTGGAAAGTGAAGAAACAAGAAAGTATTAAATGTGTCAACTAAGTTTATTTCTCCTCCTCAAACTGTCTCTGTTTTTTAAAAAGTACGAAATCATACAAATCGTCGACTGCGGACCTCATGTTGAGGGGGACGCAGTAAATGATTCGTTACTTTCATAAATGAAGCGGCttcaattttgttctaattataTAGTGTCGCATGCCACGCGACTAAATTATTTTGACATATCTTTGTAACTTGTTCTCAACGATGGGATACGAGGAAATGCAACTCCTGGAAAGTTTGCTGCCCAAATTTACATGTTGGCTTTTATCATTATTTCTGATGGACGCTCCAAAAATAAATAGTTTCACTTGATGTATCAGCAAATTACAATATAAAAAGCAGAAGAGACACCGTGTCAAAGCTTCTATTTATGGGAAACGTTCGTAATTTGATCTGCTTTGCTTTAAATTCTCACTCATCCTGTTTACAGTGAGGAAAAAGAGTCAACAGTTGATTTCTTCTCCACACAGAGTCTGTCTGTATACAAAAGCAGATACTAAGCTTACGGGAAATTCTCAACATGTCCGGCGCAACGCGTACGACCAGAATTTGAAAAAGCAACTCGACCACAACAGCCACAAAAATTTGCTATCATACTTTCAACATTAAGCTGGGACTGTGGCAACAGAAcgtctgccctctagtggaggACAATGGCTTTGTTCTGCCTGTCAAATTGGATCATTTTCCGCCTCTTACATTTCCTGGCACAGCGGATGAGAATCATTGAGCCAATCAAGTGGCTACTTGACTgctcacaaaataaaaaaaaaaataaaaaggatcaTTTGTATGCATGTTTACGAGTCAGTACTCAATAATTCATGGAAAATTGTGCAACTGGTTGCCTTCACTGGAAGCTGTGCATAAGCCACACCCACCAGACTGATATTTTTAAGTTGTCAATTCCAAATTCCTTCTAGCCCaatggaaaaataacaatactagTGACATGATGTCAACTGCTGGCTGCTAAATAGAAACGAGCTCAGGAATCCTCGCGCATGTCAAGGCGTTATTTGCGAGCGTTGAGAACGGCAGCAGACTTAATGATGTGTCTGTCGAATGCACTTTTGAAAGTTTTCGAAGAAAAACAAGCTCCCAAACGCTGACGTGACGCTCAAGAGATTTTGGGGAGTGTCAGTAAAAGCTTCTCGTTATGGCTTTTATCGCCATCACCGATGTGAAAACGATGGTGTGACGGGCGCGCATTTCGCTGTGTTTTGATTGTCGACGTGCAAGTGACAAAGAGTGTCGACGGCGCGCTGCATCCAATTACGGCCGCATTGATCTCATCTGTGCCGTTGTTGTTGCGTGCATGCGAGGAAACGCACCGCCTCTGGCTTATCTACTTAATGTCCTCCACTTGTTTCCATGAAATATCAACACTGGATAAGGAGTTCATAAAAGGCCTTGAAAGTTGAACCTATTTGTGAAAACAACTGTACAGCACATGCGGCAAAGACTACGAGGAATTTAGGTTAACTCGTTGCCGATAGTCAAAATGGCTCACTTTGACAACAATGTACTACTTTCCTATCAAGCCAGGCTTTGGCGCCATCCTGTGGCATTTTATGGTATCATCTCGTTTGATTGTTATAGAGTTAAGAAAAGTTTGATCTTCAAATATTGACTGTAATTATGACATCATTTTCACTTTGAAAGATATTTGCAGTTTTCCAACATACAGTCAGTAATGGCGGCCACATGAAGGGTGGGAAGCCAGGCCCATCGGATGTGGGACTTGCACGGAGACTTGCCTGGAATATCCCAGATGCGTCTCACATGTTTTCCGTGTGTGTCCTTGATCACCGAGTGAAACAGACTTTGCAATCTCACATATTCTTGGCAAGTGATCCGATTTGTCCATCTATGCCAGCGCTGGGCAGAATAAGGAAATGCCCGTCTGCTGGATGGCAGATGCCATTCAAAGCTACAAACAATAGCGTTGTGTTCAACTATTCTGGAAGCGCATTGTCTCAAGTCAGAGATGTGCCTTGGCCTCAGAAATTTGGGAAACGCTGACCTGGAATGACCTTATTGCAAGTGCTAAACAAGCAGTCCTTCTCACCACTAGGTGGCACTAACACACACAAGATGTGTTCACACAATTTCACGCGATGCTGCAGACAATGACATGCTTGTTCGATCAAGTTCTGCATGTGCAAGTTGCAATGGCTTAAGTTGACAGAAAAATTGTGATACTAGAAACTAATAATATTTGGTTGCTCCATGGAAACGACTGTGCGGGGTGCCTAATAAAGTCCCATAACTCTATTGGGTCATTAAAAGGAGGCAAAAATAAATTCTgattttaaaaacaacattgaaaTGGTTCGAtttgaaaaatgtaaacaaagtggAGTGTTGCAGTATGTGTTATGATGAGTACTTTGGGGAAATGTTGAAAAAGGGGGGGGAGCGGGGGGGGGGTTAAGCACGTGAGTTTCCTGGTCGTACTTGTGCGTGATGTTGTCATCCTCCTGGAGCGGGAGgcgcgggccgggccgggccgggccggacgtATATAAAGGCGCACTCTGAGAGGAGCTCTCATCACTTTGGCCGTGCAAAGCAGCAAGTCAAGGATGAAGCTCGTCGTGGCCGCCACCTTTGCACTCTTTGTGCTCTCATCCTTGCTGGACGAGGCGCACTCGTCGGCCTACGACAAGATCGTGGCGCACAGCCGCATCCGGGCCAGGAACCAGGGGTAAGACTTGGGCCCATTTGCTTCTATTGCGAAATTTAGGATCAAGTCCAATGTCAGTGCCTTATTGCAACTGCTGTTTTTTTGataaatattacaaaaacaAGTTCATCAACattataattatattaatattattataatatattattattattatttatattaataatGAATTGGAATATTCTAAATAAAGGCTAGCCATTTTATTGGAAAAAAACCTTTATGGATTCTGGGTTTTTATTAGCTGCAAGCTAATACAAATCAATGAAATAAGATGATGAAATATTTCACTTTGTGAATATCTGGCATTAATTCAATGCAAATAATATAAATACTCAGATTGGATACTCAGCAACCTTTGTTCAAATATTACAAACAAATTCCCATGTACAATATGATCACGCACAAATTTTGCTTTTGAATGATTGGACTTGTTTCTCTCCAAGTTTTCATGATTGAGTCTTACTGGTGTGTCTTACCTGTTCCCAACGTCAACGTTGCCCCTCAGGCCCAACGTGTGCGCCTTGCAGCAAGTGATGGGCACCCGCAAGAAGTACTTCAGCACTTGTCGCAATTGGTACCAAGGCGCCATCTGTGGGAAGAAAGCGTGAGTAGTTGacagacaacaaaagacttcatcaTTTGACAACAAGCAACAAAAATTTTGATAATTGCAAACCCCAAACAAGCATATGGATTGTGTCCACGTGCCAGCGAGTCATTCGCGCGTTACCATAATTCGTTCGACATATGTTTCCGACACATGTGCGCGTTTATATTTCGTGTCTTGTCttgtgccgttttttttttttttttttttttttttttttttttttttttttccccctgacacTTTCCAAACGTGTTTCCAAATGGGACGCGGAACTCTTTGTAGTCTTTGCAATAATGTTCATTAGCTTTTTGGAGTGCGGCCAGCGGCCACTAGTGGAGTGTCTGTGCGGCCAaccggccgaccgaccgaccacaGACTCCAGGATGTGGCTCGGAATTGCTGACACAATCCATGAATGGAAAAGCCCGCCGTTTACTCCAGCCGACTTCTTCTCTCGCTCTTTTGGCCTTTCTGGCGGATCAGCACTTTTGGATTGACGCATGGACAGGAGCCGagcgtttggggggaaaaaaaaaaaaaacataacctaaacaaaacaacatttactCTTTTAAGAAAACTACTGcacatgcatttatttttttttccacatttgggCTTCAAAAACGGCGCTAATCAGTAAGTGTATTGGAATGCAGCCAGCCCCGGGGAGAATATATTCTACTTGAGCAATTTCTCGTGAGTTTCTTTTCTTAACTCATTCATTGCCAAGCCAGTCTTTGACGTCTAAAAC harbors:
- the trpc4b gene encoding short transient receptor potential channel 4b isoform X1 is translated as MSRLYYKKTGSPSYSDRIPLRIVRAEPELSALERAYLGAVGKGDYATVKEALEEAEIYFRINIDCVDSLGRTALLIAIENENLEIVDLLLSYNVHVGDALLHAIRKQVVGAVELLLNHKKPSGEKQKLPPILQDKQFWGFTPDITPIILAAHTNNYEIIKLLVQRGVSIPQPHAVLCDCLECVSSSDVDGLRHSHCRLNIYKALASPSLIALSSEDPFLTAFQLSWELKELSRVENEFKAEYEALSRTCKQFAKDLLDQTRSSKELEIILNYRDDINPLLDENTNDLARVKLAIKYCQKEFVAQPNCQQLLASRWYDQIPGWRRRHWAVKLVTCMLIGLLFPVLSIFYLVSPKSRYGLLIRKPFIKFICHAASYLTFLFLLFLASQHIEAPQRDIQGPAPTVVEWMILPWVIGKQFLVFFPAIGHNATTCLCLEGFIWTEIKQMWDSGFQDYMDDWWNIMDFIMNALYLATISLKIVAYAKYSGHKPRCSWEMWHPTLIAEALFAIANIFSSLRLICLFTANSHLGPLQISLGRMLLDILKFLFIYCLVLLAFANGLNQLYYYYGTDVGDNCKGIRCMQQNNAFSTLFETLQSLFWSVFGLISLYVTRVKPPHEFTEFVGTTMFGTYNIISLVVLLNMLIAMMNNSYQHIADHADIEWKFARTKLWMSYFEEGGTLPSPFNIIPSPKSFYYLTGWIRAHLFHVPSIKRLETFESLGRRAADNVRLNHEYQEVLKNLIKRYVAAMIRDAKTEKGLTEENFKELKQDISSFRYEVLGMMRGKWQRGSILASSPFAYPGNSFKYSPKYFTAEESQQRLEVFELSGRGPGPGDGAIAVSPEQTQARRASQNRSAMASKCSDSAEKQQLKSPRVIVQVARELEKDSQEKDLP
- the trpc4b gene encoding short transient receptor potential channel 4b isoform X2, with product MSRLYYKKTGSPSYSDRIPLRIVRAEPELSALERAYLGAVGKGDYATVKEALEEAEIYFRINIDCVDSLGRTALLIAIENENLEIVDLLLSYNVHVGDALLHAIRKQVVGAVELLLNHKKPSGEKQLPPILQDKQFWGFTPDITPIILAAHTNNYEIIKLLVQRGVSIPQPHAVLCDCLECVSSSDVDGLRHSHCRLNIYKALASPSLIALSSEDPFLTAFQLSWELKELSRVENEFKAEYEALSRTCKQFAKDLLDQTRSSKELEIILNYRDDINPLLDENTNDLARVKLAIKYCQKEFVAQPNCQQLLASRWYDQIPGWRRRHWAVKLVTCMLIGLLFPVLSIFYLVSPKSRYGLLIRKPFIKFICHAASYLTFLFLLFLASQHIEAPQRDIQGPAPTVVEWMILPWVIGKQFLVFFPAIGHNATTCLCLEGFIWTEIKQMWDSGFQDYMDDWWNIMDFIMNALYLATISLKIVAYAKYSGHKPRCSWEMWHPTLIAEALFAIANIFSSLRLICLFTANSHLGPLQISLGRMLLDILKFLFIYCLVLLAFANGLNQLYYYYGTDVGDNCKGIRCMQQNNAFSTLFETLQSLFWSVFGLISLYVTRVKPPHEFTEFVGTTMFGTYNIISLVVLLNMLIAMMNNSYQHIADHADIEWKFARTKLWMSYFEEGGTLPSPFNIIPSPKSFYYLTGWIRAHLFHVPSIKRLETFESLGRRAADNVRLNHEYQEVLKNLIKRYVAAMIRDAKTEKGLTEENFKELKQDISSFRYEVLGMMRGKWQRGSILASSPFAYPGNSFKYSPKYFTAEESQQRLEVFELSGRGPGPGDGAIAVSPEQTQARRASQNRSAMASKCSDSAEKQQLKSPRVIVQVARELEKDSQEKDLP
- the trpc4b gene encoding short transient receptor potential channel 4b isoform X4, with protein sequence MSRLYYKKTGSPSYSDRIPLRIVRAEPELSALERAYLGAVGKGDYATVKEALEEAEIYFRINIDCVDSLGRTALLIAIENENLEIVDLLLSYNVHVGDALLHAIRKQVVGAVELLLNHKKPSGEKQLPPILQDKQFWGFTPDITPIILAAHTNNYEIIKLLVQRGVSIPQPHAVLCDCLECVSSSDVDGLRHSHCRLNIYKALASPSLIALSSEDPFLTAFQLSWELKELSRVENEFKAEYEALSRTCKQFAKDLLDQTRSSKELEIILNYRDDINPLLDENTNDLARVKLAIKYCQKEFVAQPNCQQLLASRWYDQIPGWRRRHWAVKLVTCMLIGLLFPVLSIFYLVSPKSRYGLLIRKPFIKFICHAASYLTFLFLLFLASQHIEAPQRDIQGPAPTVVEWMILPWVIGFIWTEIKQMWDSGFQDYMDDWWNIMDFIMNALYLATISLKIVAYAKYSGHKPRCSWEMWHPTLIAEALFAIANIFSSLRLICLFTANSHLGPLQISLGRMLLDILKFLFIYCLVLLAFANGLNQLYYYYGTDVGDNCKGIRCMQQNNAFSTLFETLQSLFWSVFGLISLYVTRVKPPHEFTEFVGTTMFGTYNIISLVVLLNMLIAMMNNSYQHIADHADIEWKFARTKLWMSYFEEGGTLPSPFNIIPSPKSFYYLTGWIRAHLFHVPSIKRLETFESLGRRAADNVRLNHEYQEVLKNLIKRYVAAMIRDAKTEKGLTEENFKELKQDISSFRYEVLGMMRGKWQRGSILASSPFAYPGNSFKYSPKYFTAEESQQRLEVFELSGRGPGPGDGAIAVSPEQTQARRASQNRSAMASKCSDSAEKQQLKSPRVIVQVARELEKDSQEKDLP
- the trpc4b gene encoding short transient receptor potential channel 4b isoform X3 — translated: MSRLYYKKTGSPSYSDRIPLRIVRAEPELSALERAYLGAVGKGDYATVKEALEEAEIYFRINIDCVDSLGRTALLIAIENENLEIVDLLLSYNVHVGDALLHAIRKQVVGAVELLLNHKKPSGEKQKLPPILQDKQFWGFTPDITPIILAAHTNNYEIIKLLVQRGVSIPQPHAVLCDCLECVSSSDVDGLRHSHCRLNIYKALASPSLIALSSEDPFLTAFQLSWELKELSRVENEFKAEYEALSRTCKQFAKDLLDQTRSSKELEIILNYRDDINPLLDENTNDLARVKLAIKYCQKEFVAQPNCQQLLASRWYDQIPGWRRRHWAVKLVTCMLIGLLFPVLSIFYLVSPKSRYGLLIRKPFIKFICHAASYLTFLFLLFLASQHIEAPQRDIQGPAPTVVEWMILPWVIGFIWTEIKQMWDSGFQDYMDDWWNIMDFIMNALYLATISLKIVAYAKYSGHKPRCSWEMWHPTLIAEALFAIANIFSSLRLICLFTANSHLGPLQISLGRMLLDILKFLFIYCLVLLAFANGLNQLYYYYGTDVGDNCKGIRCMQQNNAFSTLFETLQSLFWSVFGLISLYVTRVKPPHEFTEFVGTTMFGTYNIISLVVLLNMLIAMMNNSYQHIADHADIEWKFARTKLWMSYFEEGGTLPSPFNIIPSPKSFYYLTGWIRAHLFHVPSIKRLETFESLGRRAADNVRLNHEYQEVLKNLIKRYVAAMIRDAKTEKGLTEENFKELKQDISSFRYEVLGMMRGKWQRGSILASSPFAYPGNSFKYSPKYFTAEESQQRLEVFELSGRGPGPGDGAIAVSPEQTQARRASQNRSAMASKCSDSAEKQQLKSPRVIVQVARELEKDSQEKDLP